One stretch of Verrucomicrobiota bacterium DNA includes these proteins:
- a CDS encoding UvrD-helicase domain-containing protein has product MSRLISNMMLVANAGSGKTYQLTSRMVTLMALGVEPRKIAALTFTKKAAGEFLDAVFLRLAHAVLDPEKLKTLRKDTDIENLRKGTEIPDLDEARCRELLREFALQAGVLTMGTIDSLFARIARAFPLESGLPGEFSMIGDSELEQARMDSLASIFRASVKSTGGSEFLDLVRKISRRQGEREVFRTLLRAVEGYHAKFLRRPEMMWGDSPSIWKGGASAILSSGAVKSAAEALWAAILQEHPDLTEGSKGLWRTNLDLAIAQRPGTAWSEELDKFVSEKLCKQTANKDCDYIPTGGAAAARVYLRGGVPAAREALVHALLRPIYESLLERSKALHQFMENFETTYHETTRSRGRMTFSDVTDLLASQVKSGEWMASAGYRLNAKLDHWLLDEFQDTSRIQWSVLEPFIDEVIQDDSEGRSLFYVGDTKQAIYSWRGGDPKLFFEIFEKYNRGCSTPGEKRIQESALDHSYRSAKPIVDIVNMVFGSLAGVAPKLEIPEKTLIAWEQGWKKHIIADKNEDLRGYVRWESVESEAGNDEEGSPMLHRKIADILEDVRPWERGLSCAVLHTKNEHAAHVAALLQARGIPVSLEGKANPCTDNPLGAVLLAAFRFTASPDDRLSRMLLLSSPLAVLLGNDEEIFRSKALEKIAAEGYEATARSWVEGITLGSFLESRYESFLSAAAEYDKGRRGDIAEFIAFLESHVVQEPESTGVVRVMTVHQSKGLTFDMTIVSGLEGKGAGNTDALHLEGEPPSWGCLLPSKNHSAADPVMREATESLRAESEYGKLCTAYVAMTRSKFALYVLTSKLATSTTAKSFARLLRLTLSDDQAFVSGHADWYDSHPLHTDVEVSLSGDATTVDLPKCIAGTPHPVSPSSLTGKKVAKVAQPEGDSAISLEAADLGTEIHELLSRIEWDTAKIDLSSCSKPARELLEIFLKSAEAEEVFSKPGEDWILWNEKPFDLMAGGKWISGIFDRVHIRREGGKAVEARIYDYKTNRSTPEAIAQQYEGQMEQYRLAAAKLLGITIDKVSARTIPIRQS; this is encoded by the coding sequence GTGAGCAGGCTTATTTCCAACATGATGCTCGTGGCCAATGCGGGCAGCGGCAAGACCTACCAGCTCACAAGCCGTATGGTAACGCTCATGGCGCTGGGTGTGGAGCCGCGCAAGATCGCCGCACTGACCTTCACCAAGAAGGCTGCGGGTGAGTTCCTCGATGCGGTTTTCCTCAGGCTCGCTCATGCGGTGCTTGATCCCGAGAAACTCAAGACACTCCGGAAGGACACCGACATCGAGAACCTGCGTAAGGGGACAGAAATCCCTGACCTAGATGAGGCGCGCTGTCGGGAGCTTCTCCGGGAATTTGCCCTTCAGGCTGGAGTCCTCACCATGGGGACAATCGACAGCCTCTTTGCCAGGATAGCGCGCGCCTTCCCGCTGGAGTCGGGACTGCCGGGGGAATTCTCCATGATCGGGGACTCGGAACTCGAGCAGGCACGCATGGATTCCTTGGCGTCTATCTTCAGAGCATCCGTGAAGTCGACCGGAGGATCGGAGTTTCTCGATCTGGTACGCAAGATTTCGCGGAGGCAGGGAGAGAGGGAGGTCTTCCGCACGCTGCTGCGGGCGGTGGAGGGGTACCACGCGAAGTTCCTCAGAAGGCCTGAAATGATGTGGGGCGACTCGCCCTCGATCTGGAAGGGGGGAGCGAGCGCGATCCTCTCATCCGGTGCCGTGAAGTCAGCCGCGGAGGCTCTCTGGGCAGCTATCCTGCAGGAGCACCCGGATCTCACCGAAGGATCCAAGGGCCTCTGGAGAACCAATCTCGACCTTGCAATTGCTCAACGCCCCGGCACGGCCTGGAGCGAGGAGCTCGATAAATTCGTTTCGGAAAAGCTCTGCAAGCAGACAGCCAATAAGGACTGCGATTACATCCCGACAGGGGGTGCGGCTGCTGCTCGCGTCTATCTGAGGGGTGGCGTTCCTGCGGCCCGTGAGGCACTGGTGCATGCACTGCTCCGACCTATCTACGAGAGCCTCCTGGAGCGCAGCAAGGCGCTCCACCAATTCATGGAGAACTTCGAGACTACCTACCACGAGACGACACGCAGTCGCGGCAGGATGACCTTCTCGGACGTGACCGATCTCCTGGCCTCCCAGGTGAAGAGCGGTGAATGGATGGCCAGTGCCGGTTACCGCCTGAACGCGAAGCTCGATCACTGGCTGCTCGACGAGTTTCAAGATACGAGCCGGATCCAGTGGAGCGTCCTGGAGCCTTTCATCGACGAGGTCATCCAAGACGACAGTGAGGGACGCTCGCTCTTCTATGTGGGGGACACCAAGCAGGCGATCTACTCATGGCGCGGGGGTGATCCGAAGCTCTTCTTCGAGATCTTTGAGAAGTACAACCGCGGCTGCAGTACTCCGGGGGAGAAGAGGATCCAGGAGTCTGCCCTCGATCATTCCTACCGCTCGGCCAAACCGATCGTGGATATAGTGAACATGGTCTTCGGTTCACTGGCCGGAGTGGCTCCGAAGCTTGAGATTCCTGAGAAGACGCTCATCGCCTGGGAACAGGGTTGGAAAAAACATATCATAGCCGACAAGAACGAAGACCTGCGTGGCTATGTCCGCTGGGAGTCGGTCGAATCGGAGGCAGGTAACGATGAAGAGGGCTCACCCATGCTCCACCGCAAGATCGCCGATATCCTTGAGGATGTGCGCCCTTGGGAACGCGGCCTGAGCTGCGCGGTACTCCACACGAAGAACGAACACGCGGCTCATGTGGCTGCTCTGCTCCAGGCTCGGGGGATTCCGGTCTCTCTGGAGGGCAAGGCAAATCCCTGCACCGACAATCCTCTCGGTGCGGTGCTGCTGGCAGCGTTCCGGTTCACAGCATCGCCAGACGACAGGCTCTCGCGTATGCTCCTGCTATCTTCTCCACTGGCGGTATTGCTGGGCAACGATGAGGAAATATTCCGTAGCAAGGCGCTGGAAAAGATAGCCGCAGAGGGATACGAAGCGACCGCGCGGTCATGGGTGGAGGGTATCACTTTGGGCAGCTTCCTGGAATCGCGTTATGAGAGCTTTCTTTCGGCGGCTGCTGAGTACGACAAGGGTCGTCGCGGGGACATCGCCGAGTTTATTGCCTTCCTGGAGAGTCATGTAGTTCAGGAGCCTGAATCAACAGGAGTCGTCCGCGTGATGACAGTCCACCAGTCCAAAGGGCTGACCTTCGACATGACCATCGTCTCCGGTTTAGAGGGTAAGGGCGCTGGGAATACGGATGCCCTCCATCTTGAAGGAGAGCCCCCAAGCTGGGGCTGCCTGCTTCCCTCCAAGAATCATTCGGCAGCAGATCCCGTGATGAGAGAGGCAACCGAGTCGCTGAGAGCAGAGAGTGAATACGGCAAGCTCTGCACGGCCTATGTGGCAATGACGCGGTCCAAGTTCGCCCTCTACGTGCTGACCTCGAAGCTCGCAACCAGCACGACGGCCAAGAGCTTCGCCAGATTACTCCGCCTGACCCTTTCCGATGATCAGGCGTTCGTGTCGGGACACGCGGACTGGTACGACAGCCATCCTCTCCATACGGATGTGGAGGTGAGTCTTTCCGGGGATGCCACAACTGTGGATCTTCCTAAGTGTATCGCGGGAACTCCTCATCCGGTTTCTCCTTCTTCTCTGACTGGAAAGAAAGTTGCGAAGGTTGCCCAGCCCGAAGGGGATAGTGCCATCTCTCTGGAGGCTGCCGATCTTGGAACCGAGATCCACGAGTTGCTCTCTCGGATCGAGTGGGACACTGCAAAAATCGATCTCTCCAGCTGTTCCAAACCGGCCCGTGAACTTTTGGAAATCTTCCTCAAGTCGGCAGAGGCTGAGGAAGTTTTCTCAAAACCCGGTGAAGATTGGATTCTCTGGAACGAGAAGCCGTTCGACTTGATGGCTGGTGGAAAATGGATCAGCGGGATCTTCGACCGGGTCCATATTCGGCGGGAGGGAGGCAAGGCCGTGGAAGCCCGGATTTATGATTACAAGACCAACCGTTCTACTCCTGAAGCAATCGCCCAACAATACGAGGGGCAAATGGAGCAGTACCGACTGGCAGCCGCGAAGTTGCTCGGAATCACTATCGACAAAGTGAGCGCCCGGACAATTCCCATCCGGCAGTCCTAG